A window from Xiphophorus maculatus strain JP 163 A chromosome 17, X_maculatus-5.0-male, whole genome shotgun sequence encodes these proteins:
- the LOC102223035 gene encoding E3 ubiquitin-protein ligase TRIM21-like, whose amino-acid sequence MLKVSLFYFMKHLDLNMATASSFLSEEQFLCSICLDVFTDPVTIPCGHNFCKTCITKHWNISRHQQCPLCKEQFDPKPALRINTFISEMASHFRNARSLSGQVSAGSGGILCEVCTKPKQKAFKSCLVCATAYCHTHLEPHTRITVLKRHTLINPVMKLETMMCGKHERPLELFCKTDRRCICPSCAASDHKKHRVVALTEECKEKKKELEKTRVCVEEMIQERLLKMEQFKQSVKLSKRNAEEVTAAVAEDCSDLINAARKSLDHFIDVIVQKQKATEEQAEGFIKELEEEISTLMKKRSELMQLSQIEDHFHLLQNTPTMTVTAKDWTKVRVQSSCDATVRTAAAQLETIRTEMKKLCARIELARVRLYVVDVTLDPNTANPYLVMSDDGKTVRCSDGAQVLPDKPERLSAFGILGKQSFSSGRFYYEVEVKGKTKWELGVVQESIDRKGENAICPENGYWAVWLRNSHYRALTGPSVPLVLVSEPQKVGVFVDYDEGLVSFYDAEAAHLIFSFTSCNFSEKLYPYFSPCPSDGGKNSAPLIISSISHTLNG is encoded by the exons ATGTTAAAGgtgagtttgttttattttatgaagcaTCTTGATT TGAACATGGCGACTGCTTCCAGTTTCCTATCCGAAGAACAGTTTCTGTGCTCCATCTGTCTGGATGTGTTCACAGATCCGGTCACCATACCATGCGGACACAACTTCTGTAAGACGTGCATCACAAAGCACTGGAACATCAGCCGCCACCAGCAGTGTCCGCTGTGTAAGGAACAGTTTGATCCCAAACCAGCTCTGCGGATCAACACCTTCATATCCGAGATGGCTTCTCACTTCAGGAATGCCAGGAGCTTGTCAGGACAAGTATCGGCCGGCTCAGGAGGGATTCTGTGTGAAGTGTGCACCAAACCCAAACAGAAAGCCTTTAAGTCCTGCCTGGTGTGTGCTACTGCCTATTGCCATACTCACCTGGAGCCTCATACGAGAATCACAGTGCTGAAGAGACATACATTGATCAATCCAGTCATGAAACTGGAGACCATGATGTGTGGGAAGCATGAGAGGCCTCTGGAGCTGTTCTGCAAGACCGATCGGAGGTGCATATGTCCAAGCTGTGCTGCGTCCGACCACAAAAAGCACCGGGTTGTTGCTCTGACGGAAGAgtgtaaagaaaagaagaaagagctGGAGAAGACCAGAGTTTGTGTTGAGGAGATGATTCAGGAGAGATTACTAAAGATGGAGCAGTTTAAGCAGTCGGTGAAGCTCAGCAAGCGGAATGCGGAGGAAGTGACAGCAGCTGTTGCGGAGGACTGTTCGGATCTCATCAATGCTGCAAGAAAAAGTCTGGATCATTTCATCGACGTGATTGTACAGAAGCAGAAAGCAACAGAAGAACAGGCAGAAGGTTTCATAAAGGAGCTGGAAGAGGAAATCTCCACGCTGATGAAGAAAAGATCTGAGCTGATGCAGCTGTCGCAAATCGAAGACCACTTCCATCTGCTCCAAAACACCCCAACAATGACGGTTACCGCCAAGGACTGGACCAAGGTCAGAGTCCAGTCCTCCTGCGATGCGACAGTGAGGACGGCTGCAGCTCAACTGGAGACGATCAGAACAGAGATGAAGAAGCTCTGCGCTCGCATTGAACTTGCGAGAGTCCGGCTGTATGTAGTGGACGTGACTCTGGATCCGAATACTGCAAACCCCTATCTGGTGATGTCCGACGATGGGAAAACTGTACGATGCAGTGATGGTGCACAGGTTCTCCCAGACAAGCCAGAGCGACTGTCAGCCTTTGGAATCTTGGGAAAGCAAAGTTTCTCCTCAGGACGATTTTACTACGAAGTTGAAGTTAAAGGGAAAACTAAATGGGAATTAGGAGTGGTCCAAGAGTCTATTGACAGGAAGGGTGAGAACGCCATTTGTCCTGAAAACGGCTACTGGGCTGTATGGCTAAGAAACAGCCATTACAGAGCTCTTACCGGGCCCTCTGTGCCTCTGGTTTTGGTGTCTGAGCCCCAGAAGGTGGGGGTTTTTGTGGATTATGACGAGGGTCTAGTTTCCTTTTATGATGCTGAGGCAGCACATCTCATCTTCTCCTTTACTAGCTGTAACTTCAGTGAGAAACTCTATCCTTACTTCAGTCCCTGTCCTAGTGACGGTGGCAAAAACTCAGCCCCTCTGATCATTTCCAGCATCAGCCACACATTAAACGGATAG